A portion of the Melitaea cinxia chromosome 1, ilMelCinx1.1, whole genome shotgun sequence genome contains these proteins:
- the LOC123657517 gene encoding lipoyltransferase 1, mitochondrial, whose translation MAQSMMRKIAMGNMFVMVGLTRRASSRSIATGKSLMDKKFKNDLPPEREVTKSVFMSQSTDIYTNLALEDWMYRNMDFSKHHVMMVWRNEPCVVIGRHQNPWLEANVPFLSEKEIALARRNSGGGTVYHDRGNLNITFFSPRERYDRKYNLELIKRALFRGFGIKSVINDRHDIIVRDKYKVSFFKYTEISGTAAKLGRLTAYHHCTLLVNANKADLSKALAKREHGIQTNATPSTPSPVVNLSDLDKRVTVEGLQTAVGYEYLRTPALHLEDGGDKQISRQRGFQFINPTEEWFPGLAELKNELQTWDWSFGRTPVFTVSRSFPVPPELLSPSKVYSATQELIISMTVDKGLINDVTLNIPPGLVESGFYGEASVITHLKGKRFTSEALTALQDAMLTRHTSGDVKKLDDKEQFVAKCFDQVVNTV comes from the exons ATGGCGCAGTCAATGATGCGTAAAATTGCTATGGGTAACATGTTTGTTATGGTGGGATTGACAAGAAGAGCTAGCTCACGAAGCATAGCTACAGGTAAAAGTTTGATGGACAAGAAGTTCAAAAATGATTTGCCACCTGAGAGGGAGGTCACAAAATCGGTATTTATGTCTCAATCAACAGACATATATACGAACTTGGCTCTTGAAGATTGGATGTATCGAAATATGGACTTCAGTAAACATCATGTTATGATGGTTTGGCGCAATGAACCGTGTGTAGTTATCGGAAGACACCAGAATCCTTGGCTTGAAGCCAATGTGCCTTTCTTATCTGAGAAGGAAATAGCTCTGGCCCGTCGCAACAGCGGAGGTGGCACTGTTTATCACGACCGTGGCAATCTCAACATTACTTTCTTTTCACCCAGAGAAAGATATGACAGAAAGTACAACTTGGAACTAATCAAGAGGGCATTATTCAGAGGCTTTGGAATTAAGTCAGTTATCAACGATCGTCATGATATCATTGTGAGAGATAAATACAAAGtatccttttttaaatatactgaa atttCTGGAACGGCTGCTAAATTAGGACGTTTGACAGCGTATCATCATTGCACACTTCTAGTCAATGCCAATAAGGCAGATCTCAGCAAAGCACTAGCCAAACGAGAG CATGGCATACAGACGAACGCGACTCCGTCTACTCCATCTCCTGTGGTGAACTTATCGGACCTAGACAAACGGGTCACTGTGGAAGGTCTTCAGACTGCAGTGGGCTACGAGTACCTCAGGACTCCTGCTCTGCACTTAGAAGATGGTGGGGACAAACAAATATCAAGACAGAGAGGATTCCAGTTCATAAATCCTACTGAGGAGTGGTTCCcag GCTTAGCAGAGTTGAAGAATGAACTGCAAACATGGGATTGGTCATTTGGTCGCACACCAGTGTTCACTGTAAGCCGTTCATTTCCGGTTCCACCGGAGCTGCTATCACCATCGAAGGTCTACTCTGCTACTCAGGAGTTGATCATCAGCATGACTGTGGATAAGGGTCTCATAAATGACGTCACTCTGAACATTCCCCCTGGCCTGGTCGAATCTGGATTCTATGGGGAAGCATCAGTTATAACTCATCTCAAGGGCAAGAGATTCACGTCAGAAGCCCTGACTGCTCTCCAGGATGCCATGCTTACGCGTCACACAAGTGGTGATGTGAAAAAACTGGATGATAAGGAACAATTTGTCGCAAAATGTTTCGACCAAGTTGTTAATACCGTTTAA
- the LOC123657533 gene encoding uncharacterized protein LOC123657533 produces MPSDCRDCLGIRFRINTLHQTWKWLHQTIALHEYLISLSSADTDACCSMH; encoded by the coding sequence ATGCCAAGTGACTGTCGAGACTGTTTGGGAATTCGTTTTCGAATTAATACCCTACACCAGACCTGGAAGTGGCTGCATCAGACCATCGCTCTACACGAGTATCTGATCTCCCTCTCATCAGCTGATACAGACGCTTGTTGCTCTATGCATTAA
- the LOC123657542 gene encoding cytochrome b-c1 complex subunit 7-like: protein MALRTTAVLGSSLKKWAYNLSGFNKYGLHRDDCLYENEDVQEALRRLPQHVVDERNFRMIRAIQLSMTKTILPKEEWTKYEEDKLYLTPIVEQVKKERKEREEWEKEY from the exons atggcttTGAGAACTACTGCAGTTCTTGGCA GTAGCCTTAAAAAATGGGCTTACAACTTATCAGGATTCAATAAATAtg GTCTTCATCGTGATGATTGTTTGTATGAAAATGAAGATGTACAAGAAGCACTGCGCCGTCTCCCTCAACATGTAGTTGACGAACGTAATTTTCGCATGATTCGTGCAATTCAGCTTTCTATGACGAAAACTATCCTACCCAAAGAGGAATGGACTAAATATGAAGAAGACAAACTCTACCTTACTCCTATTGTCGAACAGGTCAAGAAAGAAAGGAAGGAACGTGAAGAGTgggaaaaagaatattaa
- the LOC123670037 gene encoding sorting nexin-17 — MHFSIPDLQQFRDDNGIAYTGFNIYIDGFFHCTARYKQLLSLHEQLQAQYPHSKLPAFPSKKLFLTSSQLEERRILLEKYIQLVGQNPVFANSGILITFLFSAQQETHSVRVHVVDIEISLMNGYRIPLSVSSVDSSSTVLDIACNYVNLSKDLTKYFSLYLFNWSCAKDGQPCLKKLEDYESPYISQKYVRPDDKIVLRKSYWDPCYDMDLMIDRVSLDLLYLQLIEELDLGWIIADQQTKEILSSFEAQKQKREYIELARTLRHYSSIPAGEALTDAVNIGEAVTSVIRVRVSLASKELTLTSVAHPNNEQKYKVTRMRCWRITTLHNVDRSQTNGDDSLLDAPSKNFELSFEYLISKDTLVWVTLRTEHAIFISVCLQSIVDELMRQKNGEGPTSPRCKRASLAYLRRDGSTHLITPSSSSDTLSSANGDSSGSSREIFSVQRLTEKFASVAFKTGKDCVENNAFEAIGDEEL, encoded by the exons ATGCATTTTTCTATTCCTGATTTGCAACAATTTCGCGACGATAATGGGATTGCTTATAcg gGCTTTAACATCTATATTGATGGGTTTTTTCATTGTACCGCGCGGTATAAACAATTGCTCAGCCTTCACGAGCAATTGCAGGCTCAGTACCCGCATTCTAAGCTTCCAGCATTCCCGTCAAAGAAATTATTCTTAACTAGCTCTCAGTTGGAGGAGAGGCGTAtcttattagaaaaatatatacaattgg ttggaCAAAATCCTGTGTTTGCAAATTCGGGCATTTTAATCACATTCCTTTTTTCGGCTCAACAAGAAACTCACTCTGTTCGAGTTCATGTAGTAGATATAGAAATTTCACTAATGAATGGCTATAGAATACCACTATCAGTGTCATCTGTGGATTCTTCTAGTACTGTTTTAGATATTGCTTGTAATTATGTGAATTTATCAAAAGacttaacaaaatatttctcTTTATACCTGTTTAACTGGAGCTGTGCTAAAGATGGCCAACCTTGTTTGAAAAAACTAGAAGATTATGAATCTCCATACATATCACAGAAGTATGTAAGGCCAGATGATAAAATTGTTTTGAGGAAAAG CTACTGGGATCCATGTTATGATATGGACTTAATGATAGATAGGGTCTCTTTAGACCttctttatttacaattaattgaGGAGTTAGATTTGGGTTGGATAATAGCTGATCAGCAAACTAAAGAGATACTCTCATCGTTTGAAGCTCAAAAGCAAAAAAGAGAG TATATAGAGCTAGCTCGTACCTTGAGGCACTACAGTAGCATTCCAGCGGGGGAAGCGTTAACGGATGCTGTTAACATCGGAGAGGCAGTAACCTCTGTGATCCGTGTGCGCGTCTCGTTAGCGTCCAAGGAGCTCACGTTGACGAGCGTCGCTCACCCCAACAACGAGCAGAAGTACAAGGTCACGAGGATGAGGTGCTGGCGTATCACCACTTTACATAAT GTAGATCGGTCACAGACGAACGGCGATGATTCCTTACTCGATGCGCCGAGCAAAAACTTTGAGCTGTCCTTTGAATATCTCATTAGCAAAGATACCTTGGTGTGGGTGACTCTGCGGACGGAACATGCAATATTTATTAGTGTCTGCCTGCAG TCGATAGTAGACGAGCTGATGCGTCAAAAGAACGGCGAAGGCCCGACATCGCCGCGCTGCAAACGCGCCAgcctcgcctacctgcggcgcGACGGCTCCACGCACCTCATCACGCCCTCCTCCTCTAGCGACACGCTCAGCTCCGCG AATGGCGATTCATCAGGCAGTTCAAGAGAAATATTTTCGGTTCAAAGACTAACTGAAAAGTTTGCATCAGTCGCTTTCAAGACCGGCAAAGATTGTGTCGAAAACAATGCCTTTGAAGCGATAGGAGACGAAGAACTGTGA